One Methanococcus aeolicus Nankai-3 DNA segment encodes these proteins:
- the cbiB gene encoding adenosylcobinamide-phosphate synthase CbiB, whose protein sequence is MLSPIILFLSIIIDRIFGELPEKIHPTVWIGNIISFFEKILKSTHSKNKYKDFIFGTLTTISVLFIVFGAIYGVEILINNIQNIYIKYIVYSFLISTTIGYKSLLQFSKTPLNHIKNKDIESAKKSVQCIVSRNTDKLDTKHILSASIESASENITDSIIAPLFYAIFFGLEGAFIYRAINTMDAMLGYRNKKYEYYGKLPAILDDIANFIPSRISGILLVLFAPLYGGNIKKALNGFIKEGHKTPSPNSGYTMAVMANSLNMTLEKIGYYKLGNGEITLKKAYNSLFSIDVVIFSFIVLYSIYYVIFYYF, encoded by the coding sequence ATGTTAAGCCCGATTATTTTATTTTTATCAATTATTATTGATAGGATTTTTGGGGAGCTCCCTGAAAAAATACACCCTACCGTATGGATAGGTAATATCATATCTTTTTTTGAAAAAATATTGAAATCCACCCATTCAAAAAATAAATATAAAGATTTTATATTTGGAACCCTTACCACAATATCCGTATTATTTATAGTATTTGGAGCAATTTACGGAGTTGAAATATTAATAAACAACATACAAAATATTTATATTAAATATATAGTTTATTCTTTTCTTATTTCCACCACAATAGGCTATAAATCATTATTGCAGTTCTCTAAAACTCCATTAAACCATATCAAAAACAAAGATATTGAAAGTGCAAAAAAATCAGTTCAATGTATTGTAAGCAGAAATACGGACAAATTAGATACAAAACATATATTGTCTGCATCAATTGAAAGTGCATCAGAAAATATAACCGATAGTATTATAGCCCCATTATTTTATGCCATTTTCTTTGGATTAGAGGGGGCTTTTATTTACCGTGCCATAAATACAATGGATGCAATGTTAGGTTATAGAAATAAAAAATATGAATATTATGGAAAATTACCTGCAATTTTAGACGATATAGCAAATTTTATACCTTCCCGAATTAGCGGTATTTTGTTGGTATTATTTGCACCATTATACGGCGGAAACATTAAAAAGGCACTAAATGGATTTATAAAAGAAGGTCATAAAACACCATCACCAAATTCAGGCTACACAATGGCAGTAATGGCAAATAGTCTAAATATGACCTTGGAAAAAATAGGATATTATAAATTAGGAAATGGAGAAATAACATTAAAAAAAGCATATAATTCATTATTTTCAATAGATGTTGTAATTTTCTCCTTTATAGTGTTGTATAGTATATATTATGTTATTTTTTATTATTTTTAA
- a CDS encoding YkgJ family cysteine cluster protein gives MKIKQDLGGFAWSCRMCGGCCDTPQITKKDIANIAGHLGLSFKEVVDKYLSSFDGLYGEMKSVKGKCIFLKENRCSIYKVRPLICRLRPYSPQMKNGELVLTYDIWFKENCKGIFEGELPVEKEYLKYGELVVKYMGVEEDK, from the coding sequence ATGAAAATTAAACAAGATTTAGGCGGTTTTGCGTGGAGTTGTAGGATGTGTGGCGGTTGCTGTGATACTCCACAAATCACCAAAAAAGATATAGCAAATATTGCAGGACATTTGGGATTATCCTTTAAAGAAGTAGTTGATAAATATTTAAGCTCTTTTGATGGATTATATGGAGAAATGAAGTCAGTTAAAGGAAAATGTATATTTTTAAAAGAAAATAGATGTTCCATTTATAAGGTTAGACCTTTAATTTGCAGACTTCGACCATATTCCCCACAAATGAAAAATGGTGAATTAGTTTTAACCTATGATATATGGTTTAAAGAAAATTGTAAAGGAATATTTGAAGGGGAGCTCCCTGTTGAAAAAGAATATTTAAAATATGGAGAATTGGTTGTTAAATATATGGGGGTGGAGGAGGATAAATAA
- a CDS encoding phosphatase PAP2 family protein: MWYYQLVSPYDLTYYLLKLPLCNSNFYGVVQSLNPIIIEFFKIIYIDFFPISVIGGIGFYLLYKKDLLKSDKIMIDIALGWIIAGIIYAIFIVKAPFQVGAGQDLINLHYLYITTRPEYEIPSLHTAYSVLIALHYVGEKHKIKYLFIALGILIPISTLITGQHWVVDVMVGVIFGYLLYKIPEKYYLNIYCALNALAGAPCKNCKKI; this comes from the coding sequence ATGTGGTATTATCAATTAGTTTCACCATACGATTTAACATATTATTTATTAAAATTGCCTTTATGTAATTCTAATTTTTATGGTGTTGTTCAATCATTAAATCCCATTATTATTGAATTTTTTAAAATAATTTATATTGATTTTTTTCCTATTTCTGTAATTGGTGGTATTGGATTTTATTTATTGTATAAAAAGGATTTGTTAAAGTCCGATAAAATAATGATTGATATAGCATTAGGTTGGATTATAGCAGGTATTATTTATGCTATTTTTATTGTTAAAGCACCATTTCAAGTTGGGGCTGGGCAGGATTTAATAAATTTACATTATTTGTATATTACCACTCGCCCAGAATATGAAATTCCATCACTACATACGGCTTATTCCGTGCTTATAGCTTTACACTATGTAGGGGAAAAGCATAAAATAAAATATTTATTTATTGCATTGGGTATATTAATACCAATATCTACGCTAATTACTGGACAACATTGGGTAGTTGATGTAATGGTAGGAGTTATATTTGGCTATTTATTGTATAAAATTCCAGAAAAATATTATTTAAATATATATTGTGCATTGAATGCATTAGCAGGAGCTCCCTGCAAAAATTGTAAAAAAATATAG
- a CDS encoding M42 family metallopeptidase, producing MTVVNYLKELSTMEGISGREDRIRDYMEEELKKYCDEVFVDKFGNLIAKKGNTGKKIMIAAHMDEIGLMVKYIDDKGFLKFVKIGGINDQMLLNQKVVVHTDKGDIIGVLGSKPPHKMKEEERNKLMKSEFMFIDIGAKNKEDAINMGVEIGSWISFKTEFDVLGNNRITGKAFDDRAGCAVLLDVAKKLKDMELNCQLYLVGTVQEEVGLKGAKTSAFGISPDVAFALDVTICGDHPGITMEDAAVEMGKGPVFGIVDAAGRGLIAHPKVITMVKEVSKKYDIPVQYEVGDGGTTDATSIQLTQDGVPTGVISVPSRYIHTPVEMIDIEDLEKTSDLMLKCVVDLNNYFE from the coding sequence ATGACTGTGGTTAATTATTTAAAAGAATTATCGACGATGGAAGGAATATCCGGAAGAGAAGATAGAATAAGAGATTATATGGAAGAAGAACTTAAAAAATATTGCGATGAAGTATTCGTTGATAAATTTGGAAATCTCATAGCCAAAAAAGGAAATACTGGAAAAAAAATAATGATTGCAGCACATATGGACGAGATTGGTTTAATGGTTAAATATATTGATGATAAAGGATTTTTAAAATTCGTAAAAATTGGGGGAATTAATGACCAGATGCTTTTAAATCAAAAAGTAGTTGTTCATACGGATAAGGGAGATATAATTGGTGTTTTAGGTTCAAAACCGCCCCACAAAATGAAAGAGGAAGAAAGAAATAAATTAATGAAATCAGAATTTATGTTTATAGACATTGGGGCAAAAAATAAAGAAGATGCCATAAATATGGGGGTTGAAATAGGCTCATGGATATCATTTAAAACTGAATTTGATGTTCTTGGGAACAATAGAATTACAGGAAAAGCCTTTGACGATAGGGCAGGATGTGCTGTTTTGTTGGATGTGGCAAAAAAATTAAAAGATATGGAATTAAATTGTCAATTATATTTGGTTGGAACAGTTCAGGAGGAAGTTGGGTTAAAAGGTGCTAAAACTTCGGCATTTGGTATAAGCCCAGATGTTGCATTTGCACTTGATGTAACAATATGTGGGGACCACCCAGGTATAACAATGGAGGATGCTGCTGTTGAAATGGGAAAAGGTCCAGTATTTGGAATAGTTGATGCTGCTGGAAGAGGTTTAATAGCTCACCCAAAAGTTATAACGATGGTAAAAGAAGTAAGTAAAAAATACGACATTCCTGTTCAATATGAAGTTGGAGACGGTGGAACTACCGATGCCACTTCAATACAATTAACTCAGGATGGAGTGCCTACTGGAGTTATTTCTGTTCCTTCTAGATATATTCATACCCCCGTTGAGATGATTGATATTGAGGATTTGGAAAAAACTTCAGATTTAATGTTAAAATGTGTAGTTGATTTAAATAATTATTTTGAATAA
- a CDS encoding type II toxin-antitoxin system VapC family toxin, whose protein sequence is MTKTKVIFDTNFLIYAIKHKINIDYELNRVLTTNYEIIILKCIVEELEKLKTQLKGKEKFSINILLSLIKKYNEEEYSNGKYADDIIVNYVEEQKEKNNKIVVCTNDKELKNKLGNLGAPIIIVKQKNYFELQGNI, encoded by the coding sequence ATGACAAAAACCAAAGTAATATTTGACACAAATTTTTTAATATATGCTATAAAGCATAAAATAAACATAGATTATGAATTAAATAGGGTATTGACTACAAATTATGAAATAATAATATTAAAATGTATTGTAGAGGAATTGGAAAAACTTAAAACTCAATTAAAGGGAAAAGAAAAATTTTCAATAAATATTCTATTATCTTTGATTAAAAAATACAACGAAGAAGAATATAGCAACGGAAAATATGCAGACGATATAATTGTTAATTATGTGGAAGAACAGAAAGAAAAAAATAACAAAATTGTGGTATGCACAAATGACAAAGAATTAAAAAATAAATTGGGAAATCTAGGAGCTCCCATAATAATAGTAAAACAAAAAAATTATTTTGAATTACAGGGAAATATTTAA
- a CDS encoding AAA family ATPase, producing MIIKNINIKNFRSHSNTDISFKQGITTIIGENGSGKSSIFEAMNYALFAPRRIKLSDAIKRGTDFFSISFEFEINGKRYKVIRGRGKKNINYLYENDKPYSENNDEVNNKIKEILNMDDEVFSNAIYIKQGDISSLIQITPAERKKLIGKLLGIERYEQVWDKLKTPLKNMELDLKKIEGELIQKEDINTNINNLKENMEKNSKILKELQDKFNHAVELRDRKEKLLKKWEKKEIENNNLQNNLKELKYGVETSENNIKILISDLGAINTHNNILNSNYLNYSKYKEIENKLKKLANELLQYKKYYDKFNELNGEMKGLEKTIKEIDKKLIDKNPKNKSNSEIEQEINDINKELNKLDDILNKLKDLELLNKELTKIENSKKELNKNKENYLKYLELSKKSKELNNKLMELSGIKEKENDLKQQIKSTEYKIKQLKQDLKDFNNIDIEINKEKEIKTKYEDIVNKIDLLKEKIAQNNAEINQTKDAIEKLKGTTEDKCPVCQSNIDGLKKQELLKQYNQLIEERKQKSNKLQIKYNKYLSEKKDIKDKLDKINNLKNKYGQLKEKNNNLIEEENKLIKLNNDLNVIGKDLEEYNKIIENIKTKENKLKELEQYYKKYEYCENFLKDSNEQELVDNKNKLLDIIGNNTNKSILNTKKELNNKVGELNELLNLIRNKEQNMKKLNVVNKEIDNLKDKVATNSQLEIEKNSNEKELIKYKDGYNQYNDSYAVLKNYADKYAVSIEEIRNKVNELLKKENNNLNNLNNEIQNIKLSIEKLQYNIEEFEDIKKDYNKINNKVNEINEDIIKLDTTIKNENKLLSEFENKLKQLEKLESKKEQLNNAIHNLANIREAVFSKNGFQQYLRQKYIPIIQRHTNEVFNEFELPYSHIEIKNDYDITVDDNPVKTLSGGEQIAVALAIRIGIAKAVCSDLNCIILDEPTAFLDENRRHNLLRVFRNIKSLSQIFVISHHSELEQVANNTITVEKNMGNSIIRSS from the coding sequence ATGATTATAAAAAATATTAATATTAAAAATTTTAGGAGCCATAGTAATACCGACATATCATTTAAACAGGGAATTACCACAATAATAGGAGAAAATGGAAGTGGAAAATCATCTATATTTGAAGCTATGAATTACGCCTTATTTGCACCTCGTAGAATTAAATTGAGTGATGCAATAAAAAGAGGCACCGATTTTTTTTCAATATCGTTTGAATTTGAAATAAATGGTAAAAGATATAAAGTTATTAGGGGCAGGGGCAAGAAAAATATAAATTATCTTTACGAAAATGATAAACCATATTCTGAAAACAACGATGAAGTCAATAATAAAATAAAGGAAATACTCAATATGGACGACGAGGTATTTTCAAATGCCATATATATAAAACAGGGAGATATATCTTCACTTATTCAAATTACGCCCGCGGAAAGAAAAAAATTAATAGGAAAATTATTGGGTATTGAAAGATATGAGCAAGTATGGGACAAACTCAAAACACCATTAAAAAATATGGAATTAGATTTAAAAAAGATTGAAGGGGAATTAATACAAAAAGAGGACATAAATACCAATATAAATAATTTAAAAGAAAATATGGAAAAAAATTCAAAAATTTTAAAGGAGCTCCAAGATAAATTTAATCATGCTGTGGAGCTCCGAGACAGGAAGGAAAAATTGCTAAAAAAATGGGAAAAAAAGGAAATAGAAAATAATAATTTACAAAATAATTTAAAAGAATTAAAATATGGGGTCGAAACTTCTGAAAATAATATTAAAATTTTAATAAGTGATTTGGGAGCCATAAATACCCACAATAATATTTTAAATAGTAACTATTTAAATTACTCCAAATACAAGGAAATAGAAAATAAATTAAAAAAGTTGGCAAATGAACTATTGCAATACAAAAAATATTACGATAAATTCAATGAGTTAAATGGGGAAATGAAAGGTTTAGAAAAAACCATTAAAGAAATCGATAAAAAATTAATTGATAAAAATCCAAAAAATAAATCAAATAGTGAAATAGAACAGGAAATTAATGATATAAACAAAGAATTAAATAAATTAGATGATATATTAAATAAATTAAAAGATTTGGAATTATTAAATAAAGAACTGACTAAAATTGAAAACAGTAAAAAGGAATTAAATAAAAATAAAGAAAATTATTTAAAATATTTGGAATTGTCAAAGAAATCCAAGGAATTAAATAATAAATTAATGGAATTAAGCGGAATAAAAGAAAAGGAAAACGACTTAAAACAACAAATTAAATCTACTGAATATAAAATAAAACAACTTAAACAGGATTTAAAAGATTTTAATAATATTGATATAGAGATAAATAAGGAAAAAGAAATTAAAACAAAATATGAGGATATTGTTAATAAAATAGACCTGTTAAAAGAGAAAATAGCACAAAATAATGCAGAAATAAACCAAACAAAAGACGCCATAGAAAAACTTAAAGGAACAACAGAGGATAAATGTCCAGTATGTCAATCAAATATTGATGGGTTGAAAAAACAGGAGCTCCTAAAACAATACAATCAATTAATAGAGGAAAGAAAACAAAAATCAAATAAACTACAAATAAAATATAACAAATATTTATCTGAAAAAAAAGACATAAAGGACAAATTAGATAAAATAAATAATTTAAAAAATAAATATGGACAATTAAAAGAAAAAAACAATAATTTAATAGAAGAAGAAAATAAATTAATTAAGTTAAATAATGATTTAAATGTTATTGGAAAAGATTTAGAAGAATATAACAAAATAATAGAAAATATTAAAACAAAAGAAAATAAATTAAAAGAATTAGAACAATATTATAAAAAATATGAATACTGTGAGAATTTTTTAAAAGATAGCAATGAGCAGGAACTGGTAGACAATAAAAACAAATTATTAGATATAATTGGAAACAATACAAATAAATCCATATTAAATACAAAAAAAGAGTTAAATAATAAGGTAGGGGAATTAAATGAGCTGTTAAATTTAATTAGAAATAAAGAACAAAACATGAAAAAATTAAATGTCGTAAATAAAGAAATAGATAATTTAAAAGATAAGGTTGCAACGAATTCCCAATTAGAAATTGAAAAAAACAGCAACGAAAAAGAGCTAATAAAATATAAAGACGGATATAATCAATATAATGATTCTTATGCAGTGTTAAAGAATTATGCCGATAAATATGCCGTATCTATTGAAGAAATAAGAAATAAAGTTAATGAGTTATTGAAAAAAGAAAACAATAATTTAAACAATTTAAACAACGAAATACAAAATATTAAATTATCAATTGAAAAACTACAATACAATATAGAGGAATTTGAAGATATTAAAAAGGATTATAATAAAATAAATAACAAAGTTAATGAAATTAATGAGGATATTATTAAATTAGATACAACAATTAAAAATGAAAATAAATTATTATCTGAATTTGAAAATAAATTAAAACAATTGGAAAAATTAGAATCTAAAAAGGAACAGCTAAACAATGCTATACATAATTTAGCTAACATAAGAGAAGCCGTTTTCTCAAAAAATGGATTTCAACAATATTTAAGGCAAAAATATATACCTATTATTCAAAGACATACCAATGAAGTATTTAATGAATTTGAATTACCATATAGCCACATAGAAATTAAAAATGATTATGATATTACAGTAGATGATAATCCAGTAAAGACGCTAAGTGGAGGGGAGCAAATAGCCGTGGCTCTTGCAATTAGAATTGGAATTGCAAAAGCCGTTTGTAGTGATTTGAATTGTATAATATTGGATGAACCAACAGCGTTCCTTGATGAAAATAGGAGACATAATTTGTTAAGGGTATTTAGAAATATAAAGTCTCTCTCCCAGATATTTGTAATATCTCATCATTCAGAATTAGAACAGGTGGCAAATAACACGATAACTGTTGAAAAAAATATGGGAAATTCAATAATAAGGAGCTCCTAA
- a CDS encoding DNA repair exonuclease, whose translation MQFVHISDNHLGYRQYNLDEREKDMYNAFNMCIDEIINIKPDFVVHSGDLFEQSTPPINALYTAIKAFEKLKECNIPVYIIHGNHDVPSRITKGSPYLILKNMLKDKLRTFTGKKYHIFKKNNKEIFIGGSDYASIGKTTELFDDYKLIEQESKNYKNKILIFHQSIYSYSDIPSYELQVNNLPRGFNYYAGGHIHKRILKTVDLQHKDNNTNNSNINNSNNNSNNTDGSQVLGWSGSTEITDYDEYRDYKKEGKGFYLVDISKNDFDISCVDKINIKCRDFIIDKEIKNENDFENLVNELNNYNDTTKPIVICGVARELLGSLRELMNKKALYSRLSIIEEDIDTTSMFLDINNKTDEMFREFLRNKKYDVEFVQGLYYEALKGDNELYDYINNYYIK comes from the coding sequence ATGCAATTTGTACATATATCAGATAATCATTTAGGATACAGACAATATAATTTAGATGAAAGAGAAAAAGATATGTATAACGCATTTAATATGTGTATAGATGAAATAATTAATATAAAACCAGATTTTGTTGTGCATAGTGGGGATTTATTTGAGCAATCTACTCCGCCAATAAATGCACTATATACGGCAATAAAAGCTTTTGAGAAATTAAAAGAATGTAATATTCCAGTATATATAATTCATGGTAATCATGATGTTCCATCAAGAATAACCAAAGGAAGCCCTTATTTGATATTAAAAAATATGTTAAAAGATAAATTACGGACATTTACAGGGAAAAAATATCATATATTTAAAAAAAATAATAAAGAAATATTTATTGGTGGTTCGGATTATGCCAGTATTGGAAAAACCACGGAGTTATTTGATGACTATAAATTAATAGAGCAAGAATCAAAGAATTATAAAAATAAAATATTAATTTTTCATCAAAGTATATATTCCTACTCAGATATACCATCGTATGAGCTCCAAGTCAATAATCTTCCAAGAGGGTTTAATTACTATGCAGGAGGGCATATTCATAAAAGAATACTTAAAACAGTAGATTTGCAACATAAAGATAACAATACAAATAATAGCAACATTAATAACAGTAATAATAACAGTAATAACACCGATGGCAGTCAGGTTTTAGGGTGGAGTGGTTCCACAGAAATAACAGATTATGACGAATACAGAGACTACAAAAAAGAGGGAAAAGGCTTTTATTTAGTAGATATAAGTAAAAATGATTTTGATATAAGTTGCGTGGATAAAATAAACATCAAATGCAGGGATTTTATAATTGACAAAGAAATAAAAAATGAAAATGATTTTGAAAATTTGGTAAATGAATTAAATAATTATAATGACACAACAAAACCAATAGTTATTTGCGGAGTTGCCCGAGAATTGCTGGGTAGTTTAAGGGAATTAATGAATAAAAAGGCACTGTATAGTAGATTATCAATAATTGAGGAGGATATTGATACAACAAGTATGTTTTTAGATATCAACAACAAAACTGATGAGATGTTTAGGGAATTCCTTAGAAATAAAAAATATGATGTAGAATTTGTGCAGGGATTATATTATGAAGCTTTAAAAGGGGATAACGAATTATATGACTATATTAATAATTATTATATAAAATAA
- a CDS encoding RlmF-related methyltransferase encodes MIGLKIEDALKLNKDLKKYITYKNGKARIDFKNKEALYLYNKTILEHLFGLNMEFHKDALIPTPINRYLFIKNIFDENPHIKNVLEIGTGSGIISILIAKHYNCKIYMTDTVEEYVDLAQNNIENNYKNIKINNPDDITVINSNGKIINGIKELENIKFDLIISYPPFYDDNSVASKRSFGGADATSIELIGGGKYGEKFSCDIIMEGSSRLNKNGLIAIMLPEKPIERRKAIENKIIDMGLILKSDDIKTGKRVRHIIKGQFPSLF; translated from the coding sequence ATGATAGGATTAAAAATTGAAGATGCCTTAAAATTAAATAAAGACCTTAAAAAATACATAACATATAAAAACGGAAAAGCCAGAATTGACTTTAAAAATAAAGAAGCACTTTATTTATATAATAAAACAATATTGGAACATCTATTCGGGCTAAATATGGAATTCCATAAAGATGCCCTAATTCCAACCCCAATAAATCGATATTTATTTATTAAAAACATATTTGATGAAAACCCCCATATAAAGAATGTTTTGGAAATAGGCACTGGTTCGGGCATAATTTCCATTCTTATAGCAAAACATTATAATTGTAAAATATATATGACAGATACAGTTGAAGAATATGTGGATTTAGCCCAAAATAATATTGAAAATAATTATAAAAATATCAAAATCAATAACCCAGATGATATCACAGTAATAAATTCAAACGGAAAAATAATAAATGGAATAAAAGAACTTGAAAATATAAAATTTGATTTAATTATATCCTATCCTCCGTTTTATGATGATAATTCAGTAGCTTCAAAAAGGAGTTTTGGAGGTGCAGATGCCACTTCAATTGAATTAATAGGCGGTGGAAAATATGGCGAAAAATTTTCATGTGATATTATAATGGAGGGGAGCTCCCGATTAAATAAAAATGGATTAATTGCCATAATGCTACCAGAAAAACCAATAGAACGGAGAAAAGCCATTGAAAATAAAATAATTGATATGGGATTAATATTAAAATCCGATGACATAAAAACAGGGAAAAGAGTGAGGCATATAATTAAAGGACAGTTTCCATCCTTGTTTTAA
- a CDS encoding OB-fold nucleic acid binding domain-containing protein: MGRRWTAYKIHPNEVLDNEFSEKALIVDGNKIYKVRLMGKVQNLKDNSNNIFFEIDGVSIRDFDKKSKDIKEEDFVDIIGRVGEYEGSRYVALEICKKITDNLPNSESCEVSGETLPNSENCEVSGETLPNSENCEVSGETINKWKELRALEIEKTRKYMEDEEESQYQPKQSSTAEEEVLEDLYESNDMKNEVMDIIKEQEGISYEKLLESVDIGEEELDKILEELIDDGEIYEPTPGIYKEL, from the coding sequence ATGGGACGAAGATGGACTGCATATAAAATACACCCTAACGAAGTGTTAGATAACGAATTTAGTGAAAAAGCCCTTATTGTAGATGGAAACAAGATATATAAAGTTAGATTGATGGGGAAAGTGCAAAACCTTAAAGATAATTCGAACAATATCTTTTTTGAAATTGATGGAGTATCAATAAGAGATTTTGATAAAAAATCAAAGGACATTAAGGAAGAGGATTTTGTGGATATTATCGGAAGAGTCGGAGAATATGAAGGAAGTAGATATGTTGCATTAGAAATTTGTAAAAAAATAACCGATAATCTACCCAACTCTGAGAGTTGTGAAGTTTCTGGCGAAACTCTACCCAATTCAGAGAATTGTGAAGTTTCTGGCGAAACTCTACCCAATTCAGAGAATTGTGAAGTTTCTGGCGAAACTATCAATAAATGGAAAGAACTAAGAGCTCTTGAAATAGAAAAAACAAGAAAATATATGGAAGATGAAGAAGAATCCCAATATCAACCTAAACAATCCTCAACAGCAGAAGAAGAAGTTTTAGAGGATTTATATGAATCTAATGATATGAAAAATGAAGTAATGGACATAATTAAAGAACAAGAAGGTATCTCGTATGAGAAATTATTGGAATCCGTTGATATTGGTGAAGAGGAACTCGATAAAATATTGGAAGAATTAATTGACGATGGAGAAATCTACGAACCAACTCCTGGAATTTATAAGGAATTATAA
- the sppA gene encoding signal peptide peptidase SppA yields the protein MAILFMPDGSGNNIFSFWSDEVSIIELTGEISSNGGDGGVFGGYSPSADEYIRLLDNAENNDGVKAVVLKINSPGGEVVASEKLARKVKEVSEKKPVVAYIETIGASGAYMAAVPSDYIVAEKHSMVGSIGVIMGLSHYYELYEKIGINTTTIKAGKYKDIGSPNRPMTDEEKKMLESMTDEMYGDFIKWVAENRGMDINKTYEVAEGKIYTGSQAKKAGLVDAVGVEQDAIDKASELANISNPTVVYYDANKPAGLFGLSINDIVYHLGYGIGRGLNPNIEQKTIKLSY from the coding sequence ATGGCCATATTATTCATGCCAGATGGTAGCGGAAATAATATATTTTCATTTTGGAGTGATGAAGTTTCAATTATAGAATTAACTGGCGAAATTAGTTCCAATGGTGGAGATGGGGGAGTATTTGGAGGATATTCTCCAAGTGCTGATGAATATATTAGATTATTAGATAATGCTGAAAATAACGATGGCGTAAAAGCAGTTGTATTAAAAATTAATTCTCCAGGAGGAGAAGTGGTGGCAAGTGAAAAACTTGCAAGAAAAGTAAAAGAAGTTTCTGAAAAAAAGCCCGTTGTGGCATATATTGAAACTATTGGGGCTTCTGGTGCATATATGGCAGCAGTGCCTTCCGATTATATTGTAGCCGAAAAACATTCAATGGTTGGAAGTATTGGGGTAATAATGGGACTATCTCATTATTATGAGCTTTATGAAAAAATTGGAATAAATACTACCACAATAAAAGCAGGAAAATATAAAGATATCGGCTCACCAAATCGACCAATGACAGATGAAGAAAAAAAAATGTTAGAATCTATGACGGACGAAATGTATGGAGATTTTATAAAATGGGTTGCTGAAAATAGGGGAATGGACATAAATAAAACCTACGAAGTAGCAGAAGGTAAAATATATACGGGAAGCCAGGCTAAAAAAGCAGGATTAGTAGATGCCGTTGGTGTTGAACAGGATGCCATTGATAAAGCTTCTGAATTAGCAAATATATCCAATCCTACCGTAGTCTATTATGATGCAAATAAACCAGCTGGATTATTTGGTTTATCTATTAATGATATTGTATATCATTTGGGTTATGGTATTGGCAGGGGTTTAAATCCAAACATAGAACAGAAAACTATTAAATTAAGTTATTAA